Proteins from a single region of Hermetia illucens chromosome 3, iHerIll2.2.curated.20191125, whole genome shotgun sequence:
- the LOC119652158 gene encoding odorant receptor 33a-like, with amino-acid sequence MYMNITLVAVQSPKIRSGNSSSRNHFIVGDTLLLECLKYKNAGVSYYIYSFIFNTIVTVYYPITMVVDLFLLEDPNQLFQNTSVTFAEILCAIKSLNTFFKRKQLRRINELLEHLDNRVEEVGDHDEQRYRNVFEETFSGVLLMQFFVTEFTLCITAIYVFYVDSMAEVLYTAAYFICMASEICLPCYCGNEIVYENDQFTDALYSCNWMDRDRKFKQVLLFTMQRTQKPTVIYAGGIVRVSLSTLLAVFKGAYSLFAIVNQMR; translated from the exons atgTATATGAACATTACCCTCGTAGCTGTCCAGTCGCCTAAAATAAGAA gCGGTAATTCGTCGTCAAGGAATCATTTCATTGTTGGCGATACATTGCTTTTGGAGTGCCTCAAAT ACAAAAATGCCGGCGTATCGTATTATATTTACTCATTCATATTCAACACAATTGTGACAGTTTACTATCCGATTACAATGGTTGTCGATCTTTTCCTATTAGAAGATccaaaccagctgttccaaaATACCTCAGTGACCTTTGCTGAAATTTTGTGTGCCATAAAGTCACTGAATACATTTTTTAAGCGCAAGCAGCTTCGTCGAATTAATGAGCTCTTGGAACATTTAGATAATCGTGTGGAAGAAGTTGGTGATCACGACGAGCAGag ATACCGGAACGTTTTTGAAGAAACATTCAGTGGAGTTCTACTCATGCAGTTTTTCGTGACTGAATTCACTCTTTGTATCACAGCCATTTATGTTTTTTATGTTGACAGTATGGCGGAGGTCCTCTATACGGCAGCATATTTCATATGTATGGCCAGTGAGATTTGTCTGCCTTGTTACTGTGGAAACGAAATTGTTTATGAAAATGACCAATTCACTGATGCATTATACTCTTGCAATTGGATGGATCGGGACCGGAAATTTAAACAGGTTTTGCTATTTACTATGCAAAGGACACAAAAACCTACTGTAATATATGCTGGTGGAATTGTAAGGGTTTCGCTATCAACTTTACTTGCG GTTTTCAAGGGCGCCTACTCACTTTTTGCAATTGTAAATCAAATGCGTTAA
- the LOC119652159 gene encoding odorant receptor 2a-like gives RLLQLNAKIIPDVSRMQLTRGTSRFTGIKEVFAAGNTLLFNYLKSLEYLGLYPANNARTSYYIYSFLLNVFVTVYFPITMTVDLFLLEDRSQLFRNASVTFADAMSGVKSLNTFFKRKQLRRINNLLEHLDNRVKEVNDHDEQWYLEIIIRTANRILLSYFIPFTIVAMTCYLPAIFSDQRRLLYSAWFPVDWKNSDTIYYIVVVYQLISVWINIYQNMLSDSYPGLYLWILKGHFHALNIRVSKIGHDLRKTGEDYYQELLKCIGDHREILEYCRVFEETFSGVLLMQFFVTEVTLCITATYISYVDSMAETIYTAMYFLCMASEICLPCYCGNEIVYENAQFSNALYSCNWLDQDRKFKRALLFTMQRTQKPTIIYAGGIVRISLSTLLAVFKSTYSLFAIVKQTR, from the exons GTCGTTTTACGGGGATAAAGGAGGTGTTTGCCGCTGGTAACACATTGCTCTTTAACTATCTCAAAT CATTGGAATATCTTGGACTCTATCCAGCCAATAATGCTCGCACATCGTACTATATTTATTCATTCCTACTGAATGTCTTTGTGACAGTATATTTTCCGATCACCATGACTGTCGATCTGTTTCTGTTAGAAGATCGGAGTCAGCTATTTCGAAATGCATCAGTGACTTTTGCCGATGCAATGTCTGGTGTAAAGtcattgaatacatttttcaagCGCAAGCAACTCCGTCGAATTAATAACCTCTTGGAACACTTAGATAACCGTGTGAAGGAAGTCAACGATCATGACGAACAGTGGTATTTAGAAATAATAATTAGGACCGCCAATCGGATCCTGCTAAGTTACTTTATTCCATTCACTATTGTCGCAATGACGTGTTATTTACCTGCTATTTTCTCGGATCAAAGACGGCTACTCTATAGCGCTTGGTTCCCAGTCGACTGGAAAAACTCTGatactatatattatattgTTGTCGTATATCAGCTTATTAGTGTCTGGATTAACATTTATCAAAACATGCTAAGTGACTCTTATCCGGGCCTATATTTGTGGATTCTGAAAGGACATTTTCATGCCCTGAACATACGAGTGTCGAAAATTGGACATGATCTACGAAAAACCGGTGAAGATTACTATCAGGAACTGCTGAAATGCATTGGGGATCACAGAGAAATTCTGGA aTATTGCAGAGTTTTTGAAGAAACGTTTAGTGGAGTTCTACTTATGCAATTCTTCGTAACTGAGGTGACTCTTTGTATCACCGCCACTTATATTTCTTATGTTGATAGCATGGCGGAGACTATTTATACGGCAATGTATTTCCTATGCATGGCCAGTGAGATATGTTTGCCATGTTACTGCGGAAATGAAATTGTTTATGAAAATGCACAATTTAGTAATGCATTATACTCTTGCAACTGGTTAGATCAAGATCGGAAATTTAAACGGGCATTGCTATTTACTATGCAAAGAACACAGAAACCTACTATCATCTATGCTGGTGGAATTGTAAGGATTTCCCTATCAACTTTACTTGCG GTTTTTAAGAGCACTTACTCTCTTTTTGCAATCGTGAAACAAACGCGCTAA